CTCATAAATTAGTCTTTCGGAGGCTGTCTAAAAAGTCGGCTCTATCCTCGTTCTCCTCCTTCAGGAAGGTTGCTCTCCCCCGATAACGGGGAAGTCGGAGGGGATGAGTACCCGTAGGGAGGGGGGGATGTAAATTCTCCGACTTCTTTTTTCACGTAAGAATTAATTTCTATATTTGGGCAATGTACAACCAAATACCTATTTATTATCTATGACTGATACTATTTCTTATCAATATGCAACTCCTTCCACATTGCAACGATCGGCCGATCGGGACGAACTGTTTCTTGCCAAATATAGCGAAATAGAAAAGAAAGAAGCCCCCTGTTTCTTTTGGGGAAAGCTGACGCAACCTTATATGACGGCACGTTGCCTTATTGCATTATCCAACGTTGTGCAGTCCAGTTTCAATCTGACGCCGGCACAACTTGAGATGCTGAAAGATCCGATTGTAACGGCCGGAAATAATCGTCTGCGCTTTGAAGGATTTTCTAATTGTGCAGGTGTATACGCCAGGGTGGATGTACTTCCTGACGGACACGACGGAGAATTCCTGGAAAACGGAACAACGAATGTAGATTTTAATCCCGGAATGATTTCCGCTTTAGGAGGAATAGGCAGACAAGAAAATGTAGTAATGTCGGTCGGTCCCAAAGAAGTGGGACTCTATAATAAAGGTGAGAAGGTGATAGAGCGAAAAGTGCCTCTTCCCGTAAAATGGATAAAGGGGCTGACTACGGTACAGCTTTATCAGTCCGTTGCCGAAAAGGTCTATTCCTTCAATCGCATACAAGCCTTGCAACTCTTCCAGACACTGCCGAAAACTAGTGTGAAATGTGACTATTATTTAGTGATGCGTGGTCAAAAACCTGCCTTTTCACCGGTGAAAAGTATGAATGCCATCTGTATTGGAGGAGTCCATCGTTTACGCTTGCTCGAACCCTTGCTTCCGTTTGCTGATGAACTGAAAGTATTTGCACATCCTACTATGCAATCTACTATCTGGCAACTCTATTTCGGTCCGGTCCGCTTCAGCCTTTCCCTTTCCCGCGAATGTTGGAGAGGATTCTCCGGAGAATGAAGAGAAGATACTAATCCCTTTTATCAAGAGATTATTGGAGTTGCCCATGAAGGACAGGCGGAAGTTGCTGCCGCTTATCCGGGAATTGCAATGGATAAAAGGCAGGTTCGCTGGTTTCAGCAGTGAGACAACCTGTAGTGCGGCGCAGGCACATTTTCTATCGGCTGTACAGTTTGTATGTGCCAACAAACGGGAGATGAATATGGCATATCATATAAAGTCTGATATGCTTTGCAAACGACTCCCGCTACATGGAGCCTCTATTGTGTTGCTACCCTAACCGCCCGGAACCGTTGATAGCCCAGATTATCTCCAATTACATGGCTTTCGGCAGTCCGCAGGAAGACAGCAAACGTACCCTTGCCTGTGCCTTGCGCATGCTGTTGTCCTTCCATTGCCCGCTCAAAGAAATGAGTCTGCTCCTATTAAGCGGCTCGCTGCTTTTTGTAGACAAAACAGTCCGTTCCTATGCAGCGGAGTTATGGGTAGAAGGGCTCACTGCCGGAAGAATAAACAACCGCCGGGTAGGAGAAATCCTCGCCCGGCTTATCAACATGGAACTTGCGCCGCTGAAACGCTTCACCACACAAGTGTACGAAAGCATGTACAAACGAAGCGATTTCCACAACCGTCAACTGGAAGAATTGCTCACTGTATTGATTGGCGGACTGCCCGACAAACCCGTCGCCGGACTCAGACAACTGCTCGAACTCTATGCGGAACTATTGACCATCAACCACAGCAAAGCCAAAGACGAACAGGTTTTGCACCTGTTGAATGTTTGGAAAGGGGTCGCTAATCTGAAGAAAGCAGTGGCTAATATCCAACGTTAAGAAGAGTGTTGCAACTACTTAATCTCTTACTTTGTGCCAACGTATTGGCACGGCTGTGCCGACGAAGTGGCAAGGTTGTGCCAACGTAGAGGCATAACTGTGCCAATATATTGGCACGACCTGACCACTTAAACAACAGGATTTAAAGGCAGCTTATTGGAGCAAAAGCCAAAAAGAAGTATCTTTGGCACACTAAATACGAAAGGTTGAATGATTATTCTAAAATATAGTTTAGCTATCCTCTGTTTGCTGCTGGCAGGATGCTCCTTCTTTTCCGGTTCCAGCCAAAAGGAAAAGGAGAGCCCCGCCCTGACGGAATATGAATATACGACGGACGATATGCAATCCGGCGAAGAAAGTGCCACCGTCCCACCGCCACCGCCAAAGCGAAGCGCAATGGCTCTCTACATGGATTCGCTGGGACTCGTCAATGTAACCGATCTGGATAGCACCCTCGTTGTTAAGCTAATGTATACGCAAGCTGACAATTTCACTGGCGAAGTGCTTTACGACAACTTAACGGAAGCCTATCTGCATCCGGATGCGGCATACGCTCTTATAAAGGCACAAAAAGCCTTGAAAGAGCTACACCCGTCTTATAGTCTGATCATTTACGATGCAGCCCGCCCCATGTCGGTACAAAAGAAGATGTGGAACGTTGTGAAAGGAACGTCCAAATACAAATATGTCTCCAACCCGAGCCGCGGAGGCGGACTACACAACTACGGGCTGGCAGTAGACATCAGTATTCAAGACTCTTTAGGGCAGCCTTTACCGATGGGAACCCAAGTAGACCATCTGGGTGTGGAAGCCCACATTACAAACGAAAACGAACTGGTACATAACGGAAAAATGAGTGAAACAGAACGTCAGAACCGGATACTGCTGCGAAAAGTAATGAAAGAAGCCGGGTTCCGTGCATTACCCAGCGAGTGGTGGCATTTCAATTTTTGCAGCCGGGATGTAGCCAGACAGAAATATCAGTTAATACCATAAATCGGCGCCCGGAAAAACCATGACCGATGCCCAACGATTCATTGCCATATCCTATAACACCATAACGCCATGATACAAATCTCCCCCGAAACTCAGCTTTTTATCCGCGAACACTCATCGGACGATGTACGTGCACTGGCTTTACAAGCTAAAAAGTATCCGGATATAGATATGCCGACTGCCATCACCCAGATTGCAGGAAGACAGGTTGCCGCCGAAAAGATTCCTTCATGGCGGGAAATGGAGGAGATATGGTATCCGAAACATCTGTCGCTGGAGCAATGTTCTTCTGAAACCACTGCCCGCTACAAAGCCCGCCTTTTTCAGGGAGATTCGCTGACCGACCTCACCGGAGGCTTCGGCATAGACTGTTCTTTTCTTGCTGCCGGATTCAAGTCCGCCACTTATGTAGAACGTCAGGAAGAGCTCTGCGAAATAGCGGCACACAACTTTCCCATCCTGAATCTAAACCATATAAACGTAAGAAATGAGGATGGAGTAGCCTATCTGCAAACAATGTCTCCCGTAGATTGCATCTTCCTCGACCCTGCCCGCCGCAACGAACACGGCGGAAAAACGGTCGCCATCTCCGACTGCGAACCGGACGTAGCCGGACTGGAGGAACTTTTACTAAGCAAAGCCAAGCGGATAATGGTAAAACTCTCCCCCATGCTCGACCTTTCATTGGCATTGAAAGAACTGAAACATACACAAGAAGTTCACATCCTGTCCGTCAATAACGAATGCAAGGAACTGCTGTTACTACTCGGACAAGAAGCGCCGACAGAACAGGCCCCACCGGAAGAAATCCCTATTCGCTGTGCAAATCTCTTCACAAAAGGAGCTCAAGAAGAGCAACACTTCGCATTCACCCGCGAACAGGAGCAGCATAGCCAATGTACTTATACCGACTCTTTAGGAGATTACCTTTACGAGCCGAATGCATCTCTTCTGAAAGCCGGTGCCTTCCGCAGCGTTGCCGCAGCCTACTCCGTCCGGAAACTGCACCCCAACAGTCATCTTTATACCTCCGATACTTTCATTGGAAACTTCCCCGGAAGAATCTTCCGGATTGTCAACCAGTGCAGTTTCAATAGAAAAGAAGCAAAGGAGAGTCTGGCAGACCTGAAAAAAGCAAATGTGACTGTCCGCAACTTTCCCGCCACAGTAGCCGAACTCCGCAAACGGCTCCATCTGACAGAAGGAGGAGATACTTACTTGTTTGCCAGCACATTAAATGATGGGCGAAAAGTGATCATCCGCTGTGAGAAAGTCTGACCAGAAAGAACCTGATATCCGTCACCCCTCTCAGAGACGTCCTGAACGCTTTGATTTTTGCGTTGGACGATTCTGCGAAGACGTTTGTGGCTCTGTCAACAAAGGAATTCAAGCCGGCAGAAGGGGGCAGTCCGAAAATCCTGTGGGCGGTTCATGCTTCAATGCAGTCAACAATCACCGGCGGGAGAAAGTTTTCCGACAGGCGCCCCGTTCTGTTAACGGATGCAAACGCAATAGAAGAGAGTTTGTCCGCATTTTGGAAAACGCAACAAGCCATCCATTGGTTCACATCATTTAACAATTAAGCATCAAAATCCGCTTCATCCCCGCTTTATGAAGCATTCATTTTCGTTTCTTCACGGATATTAAGTAAATATTTATTCAATTTTAGAACGAAGAGGGAACGAAGGGGGAACGAAGAGGAAACGAAGGGGATACGAAGAAGTGACGAAAAAGCAGCGGACAAGCGAGGAAAAGACAAAAAATCGGAATCTTCGGGAAGGCTCCGGAAGGAGTTTGTTTTTTCGTTTTTTTATCAGTCCGTTAACCAAGATTAATCGTCCGGAGTGAACCGCCGAATGGAAAACTTTGGGTACGGATGTTGCAGAATCATCCGATGCAAAAATTAAAGCATTCAGAACACAGTCCAGGGGAGTAGGAAATATACCTCTCTTTATGTTTGGATTATGCAAACTGACAGTGTAAATTCGGGCTATACCCACAGGGTTTTCAGACTGCCCCGTGAAGAGTTTTTTGAGGGTAAAGATACGATTTTTTGAGGAATCCACAGGATTTTACAGGTGAGCCCCGATTGCCAGGAAAGAAAAGAACAACACCAGTAACGGCCGTTTTATTTTAACTATTTCCATACCTTATATTCCTTAAATTATAAGTAAGGTTAATTTAACATTCCATCAAAAACAGAGCAAACATACGGATTGTTTTTGACATTATCATTTCCAGATTGATTATCTTTGCACACTAAAAGAGAAAAAGCATGAATATATTATTACTTATCGGGGGATTAATCCTCATTCTTCTGGGAGCTAACGGATTAACAGACGGTGCCGCCTCAGTAGCCAAGCGTTTTCACATCCCCCCCATCGTGATCGGACTTACCATCGTTGCATTCGGCACTTCTGCCCCGGAACTGACGGTCAGTGTATCTTCTGCCCTCAAAGGAAGCGCGGATATTGCCATAGGCAACGTGGTGGGAAGCAACATTTTCAATACGTTGATGATTGTGGGCTGCACGGCCCTATTCGCCCCGATTGTCATCACCCGCAATACGCTTAGAAAAGAAATACCGCTCTGCATACTTTCGTCCGTTGCCCTGCTGATTTGTGCCAATGATGTATTCCTGAATAAAGCTCCGGAGAATATTCTGAACAGAGCAGACGGCTTATTATTGCTTTGTTTCTTTGTCATCTT
The Bacteroides caecimuris DNA segment above includes these coding regions:
- a CDS encoding M15 family metallopeptidase, which produces MIILKYSLAILCLLLAGCSFFSGSSQKEKESPALTEYEYTTDDMQSGEESATVPPPPPKRSAMALYMDSLGLVNVTDLDSTLVVKLMYTQADNFTGEVLYDNLTEAYLHPDAAYALIKAQKALKELHPSYSLIIYDAARPMSVQKKMWNVVKGTSKYKYVSNPSRGGGLHNYGLAVDISIQDSLGQPLPMGTQVDHLGVEAHITNENELVHNGKMSETERQNRILLRKVMKEAGFRALPSEWWHFNFCSRDVARQKYQLIP
- a CDS encoding class I SAM-dependent methyltransferase, producing MIQISPETQLFIREHSSDDVRALALQAKKYPDIDMPTAITQIAGRQVAAEKIPSWREMEEIWYPKHLSLEQCSSETTARYKARLFQGDSLTDLTGGFGIDCSFLAAGFKSATYVERQEELCEIAAHNFPILNLNHINVRNEDGVAYLQTMSPVDCIFLDPARRNEHGGKTVAISDCEPDVAGLEELLLSKAKRIMVKLSPMLDLSLALKELKHTQEVHILSVNNECKELLLLLGQEAPTEQAPPEEIPIRCANLFTKGAQEEQHFAFTREQEQHSQCTYTDSLGDYLYEPNASLLKAGAFRSVAAAYSVRKLHPNSHLYTSDTFIGNFPGRIFRIVNQCSFNRKEAKESLADLKKANVTVRNFPATVAELRKRLHLTEGGDTYLFASTLNDGRKVIIRCEKV